CTATTTCAATATCAAACCCTTATTGCGACCGTAATTTCTCCGTTTCAGGATATGAAAATACCACGGCTCCTCTGCCGTGGCTCATTCACCGTGCTTATGATTTATCTGATAATGAAATATGAATGCAAACACTTCCCAAAGAGGTGTCCATCGGAACTGTGATGAATTTGGATGTTGAATGGAAATTACTCTTTCCTTCATTGACAATCGGAGGCGTCACATCGATGTTGTAGTTCTCGTTCGACAGCTCCGTAGCCGTAGTCCCGCCTACCCAGTTTCCGAATTCCTGCACGGCACTCCAGGCCATATCGTCAAGCTCTGCGACTTCCATGCCACCCATCATGGCACCAACAATGTTTTTGGCTGTTCCTTCACTGACGGAACAAATAATCTGACCTGATAATTCACCTTTAACACCGAGGACGACGGACACATCGTCTGATGGGATTGATCCTTGACCGGCCTGCGGCTTTCCCCGGCTGATATCTGCGCCAAAATGATTGCTCATAATGGATTTTGTTGCTCTGTACACTGCGTTAATTTGGTTGACATCCACACTCATCCACTCCTGTTT
This genomic window from [Bacillus] selenitireducens MLS10 contains:
- a CDS encoding chemotaxis protein CheX, whose protein sequence is MSVDVNQINAVYRATKSIMSNHFGADISRGKPQAGQGSIPSDDVSVVLGVKGELSGQIICSVSEGTAKNIVGAMMGGMEVAELDDMAWSAVQEFGNWVGGTTATELSNENYNIDVTPPIVNEGKSNFHSTSKFITVPMDTSLGSVCIHISLSDKS